From the genome of uncultured Methanobacterium sp.:
TGCCCGTAATCAGCAATAAACAGATCGAACTCTTTTTTAAAATCTGGATTGGATGAAATCATTTCATCAATCTCTGATTCATCCAAAAAACTCATATCCTCGATTGCATTCATTTTGTGGAGTAATTCCGGGTCTTCTCTTAAAATCCTGGCTAAATCCGAGAATTTTATATTCATTTCCACGGTTTTATTGTCATCTAAGCCTGAGATCAAACCAGCGTATAGGGAACCCTCATCATCATCCAGCCATTTAACCAGCCAGTTTTTGATCATGAGGTTGGTGGCTATGGAATGAGAGACCATACCGTACCTTATCAGCTGGTAATGTTTGATTCCGGAGTTTTCGATATCATCGTAGAGTGCTAGGAGTTCTTGGTCACATAACGTGTCCAGATCAGTTTTATCAAAGTATTCACATTTTTCCATGAATCCCTGGGACCATTTTCGATATGCCTTATCTGTCTTGTGCATCATCCCGTCCGGGTCTCGAATAGCTACTAAAATCTGTGAAATTAAGGTTTTATGCAATATGGAAGGATACTCGGATATTCTCTTCTGATCTTCTAAGGGGTAGTAATTCAACAACTCTTTGGACCGTGCAAATTTGGGGTAATATGAAAAGGCCTTCTCCAAAACCCAGCTATTGAAATAAACCCTTGATTTATGTAGTTTTAAAAGTTCAGTGTCGGTTATCTCGTTATATCCCATTATCCGGGCACCTTCATGGTTCACGTAATCAGTGAGCATTTTACCCATGACATCGTAAAAGAGGGGAGTGGTGGCATCAGCCCAGTATTCATCTCCGTAGGCCCTGGTCCATAGAATATCATCTTTATCCTCGGTGAGAGTGGTTACTGGGCGTGATTGGAGGATATAAATGTTTAAAGAGTTTTTTTCGGGGTTATTCAACGTTTTATCCAAGTTATCTGCATCTTGATTGAATTTATTCTTTCCACATTCTATGGCCCATTCAATATCCTGGCTAACACCGAAAAAATCTTCAAGTTCTACCCCGATCTGGAGTAACTTTTTAAGAATATCTTCGTTGAGGCTTGTTTTTTCCCGGTCCTCTTCATCAATGGTAATTAATGTGTTCTGGCCGTTAACCAGGAAATATCCTTTATTTTTGCTTTTAATATTCTTTTCCAGCACATTACCATCTCTTCCCAGAACGAAAATATCCGGGGTGACTATTCCCGAGGCAATGGCTTCACCCAGACCCCAGCTGGACTCAATTACCACTTCATCAGTTCCATTAACTGGATTGGCAGTGAAGGTAACTCCACTGATATCGGCATTGACCATCTTTTGCACCAGTACTGCTATTCCTGCCGATGATAATTTGGTATCTAAATGTCCAATGGAAGAATCATGACGGTATTTCACAGCCCGGTCAGTCCAGTAAGATGCCCAGCATTTGATAATGTTTTCTAAAATATCTTCCTTCTTTATATTCAGGAAACTATCCAGCTGACCTGCAAAACTGGCATCTGCCAGGTCTTCAGCAACTGCTGATGATCTTACTGCGTAGTATCCGTCAGGAAGATCAGCTATTTTCCGGGTAATTTCCAAAAACAGATCCTGCGGTAATTCCTGGGATTTTATCTTACTTCGAATGGCAGAACAACCCTTAGAAATTGAATCTTCAAGGGTAAAATCAACACGCTCAAGTATTTCAGATATTTTACCTTTTAATTCTTTTTTAATAAAAAAATCATAGGCATCTACTGAAACGGTAAATGCTGGGGGAATATTAAAACCAGCTGCTGACATTTTAGCCAGATTAAGTGCTTTGCCACCAATTTTTTCAATTGATAAATCTTTTTCCTTAAGATCTATCACGTACTTATCCTTATCCACCATATTATCAGTGCCCATTAGTATAATCGATATATCCTTTGTATTTATTTTTAAAATAAGTGGAATTCTCTATTTGATTCTAAGATAAGTAGAATATAAAACAGTATGATCAGGTGAGGTGCGTTGTTAACCACACCTCGTTATGGGCCCCTGGTTCTATTAATAGAATAAATTATGAAATATTTTGTTGGATTTATTCTTATCCACCGAGTTCGTTTACAACATTCTGCAGGTGAGTATGGGCTTGTGCTTCGTTGTTATTGAATTGTCTGGCTAACTTTGCGAATTCACGGAGATCATTGGCATAAGCTGCACTATCACCACTTTTAATATCTGCAGCCTG
Proteins encoded in this window:
- a CDS encoding PEP/pyruvate-binding domain-containing protein, which translates into the protein MGTDNMVDKDKYVIDLKEKDLSIEKIGGKALNLAKMSAAGFNIPPAFTVSVDAYDFFIKKELKGKISEILERVDFTLEDSISKGCSAIRSKIKSQELPQDLFLEITRKIADLPDGYYAVRSSAVAEDLADASFAGQLDSFLNIKKEDILENIIKCWASYWTDRAVKYRHDSSIGHLDTKLSSAGIAVLVQKMVNADISGVTFTANPVNGTDEVVIESSWGLGEAIASGIVTPDIFVLGRDGNVLEKNIKSKNKGYFLVNGQNTLITIDEEDREKTSLNEDILKKLLQIGVELEDFFGVSQDIEWAIECGKNKFNQDADNLDKTLNNPEKNSLNIYILQSRPVTTLTEDKDDILWTRAYGDEYWADATTPLFYDVMGKMLTDYVNHEGARIMGYNEITDTELLKLHKSRVYFNSWVLEKAFSYYPKFARSKELLNYYPLEDQKRISEYPSILHKTLISQILVAIRDPDGMMHKTDKAYRKWSQGFMEKCEYFDKTDLDTLCDQELLALYDDIENSGIKHYQLIRYGMVSHSIATNLMIKNWLVKWLDDDEGSLYAGLISGLDDNKTVEMNIKFSDLARILREDPELLHKMNAIEDMSFLDESEIDEMISSNPDFKKEFDLFIADYGHRSNTREILYPRWREDKAYVLEVIKLLSSSDLDLRKNESESRANRFKTEKEVSSRIKKLRGGFFKEKIFGVVLDLAQTYLTFRENQRFYLDHLLFRQRLMLRDMGRRLANMQIIGEVDDVFFLYEKELFSFFDTSDLPQTTALNGNILSEKLEGSILSEKLKEETFSEDILSLQDEILKRKKEFYRYKSSLPPKFLKNGIEFDDTVTEYDQNAIYGAAASPGIFTGIARVVESIGELSQLEDDEILITSNTDPAWTAVFSKVGGLITETGGILSHGAVISREYRIPAVTAVKGATTIFKTGEELVVDGNEGVVYKKE